A single genomic interval of Halorubrum aethiopicum harbors:
- a CDS encoding methylglyoxal synthase, which yields MRIALIAHDELKDEMVAFVETHADVLAEHELVTTGTTGKRIADETGLAVNRQASGPLGGDLQIGAMVANGAIDGLVFLRDPLTAQPHEPDISALLRVCDVKDVPVATNVASAELLVRGLLLGEHPIAEELLDEESPLRDGGSHE from the coding sequence ATGCGCATCGCGCTCATCGCCCACGACGAACTCAAAGACGAGATGGTCGCGTTCGTGGAGACGCACGCGGACGTGCTGGCCGAACACGAACTGGTCACGACGGGCACCACCGGCAAGCGGATCGCCGACGAGACCGGGCTGGCCGTGAACCGGCAGGCCTCCGGGCCGCTCGGCGGCGACCTCCAGATCGGGGCGATGGTGGCGAACGGCGCGATAGACGGGCTGGTCTTCCTGCGGGACCCGCTCACCGCCCAGCCGCACGAGCCGGACATCTCCGCGCTGTTGCGCGTCTGCGACGTGAAGGACGTGCCGGTGGCGACGAACGTCGCGTCGGCGGAGCTGCTCGTTCGGGGCCTTCTCCTCGGGGAACACCCGATCGCCGAGGAGCTCTTGGACGAGGAGTCCCCGCTCCGCGACGGCGGGTCTCACGAGTGA
- a CDS encoding glutathione S-transferase family protein has product MNQLVDGEWRTDAYESTDEDGAFQRGETTFRSWIAGSDVPEGVDAEPDERFQPEAGRYHLYVSYACPWAHRTLLARSLLGLEDAIGVSVVDPWRGEDGWQFTPDKEGCTPDHLHGSDYLRELYVEADPDATCRVTVPVLWDTEEETIVNNESREVLRMLTTAFDDLGNDVSLLPDDPAERDRVDEVITEIYEPVNNGVYRAGFATSQEAYDDAVDDLFGALDRWDDHLSDRRYLVGDTLTEADVCLFTTLIRFDQVYHTHFMCNRQYIHQYEHLWPYLRDLYTTPGVADTVNMDHIKEHYYTTHPDVTPSGIIARGPDLDFEASHDRDRLSGSPPTPRADD; this is encoded by the coding sequence ATGAACCAGCTCGTCGACGGCGAGTGGCGAACCGACGCGTACGAATCGACCGACGAGGACGGGGCCTTCCAGCGCGGCGAGACCACCTTCCGGAGCTGGATCGCCGGCAGCGACGTGCCCGAGGGCGTCGACGCCGAGCCGGACGAGCGCTTCCAGCCCGAGGCGGGGCGGTACCACCTGTACGTCTCGTACGCCTGCCCGTGGGCCCACCGCACGCTGCTGGCGCGGTCGCTGCTCGGCCTGGAGGACGCCATCGGCGTCAGCGTCGTCGACCCGTGGCGCGGCGAGGACGGCTGGCAGTTCACGCCCGACAAGGAGGGGTGTACGCCCGACCACCTCCACGGCAGCGACTACCTCCGGGAGCTGTACGTCGAGGCCGACCCCGACGCGACCTGCCGGGTGACGGTTCCGGTTCTCTGGGACACCGAGGAGGAGACGATCGTCAACAACGAGTCCCGCGAGGTCCTCCGCATGCTGACGACCGCCTTCGACGACCTCGGCAACGACGTCTCGCTCCTCCCCGACGACCCCGCCGAGCGCGACCGGGTGGACGAGGTCATCACCGAGATCTACGAGCCCGTCAACAACGGCGTCTACCGCGCCGGCTTCGCGACCTCACAGGAGGCGTACGACGACGCCGTCGACGACCTCTTCGGCGCGCTCGACCGCTGGGACGACCACCTCTCGGACCGCCGGTACCTCGTCGGCGACACCCTGACGGAGGCGGACGTCTGTCTGTTCACCACCCTGATCCGCTTCGATCAGGTGTACCACACCCACTTCATGTGTAATCGCCAGTATATCCACCAGTACGAGCACCTCTGGCCGTACCTGCGCGACCTGTACACCACCCCGGGCGTCGCCGACACGGTGAACATGGACCACATCAAGGAGCACTACTACACGACCCACCCGGACGTGACTCCCTCGGGCATCATCGCGCGCGGCCCCGACCTCGACTTCGAGGCCTCCCACGACCGCGACCGGCTCTCCGGGTCGCCGCCGACGCCCCGCGCCGACGACTGA
- a CDS encoding COG1361 S-layer family protein, with amino-acid sequence MTPPSGRTAVAVVVAGALLVAAVGSFGGVAAQPTPAPAATTPAATAPAEAISVADGDAVDQLGQVRGEPDLEAYLPQPTVPTGGETTIEVDLLNTGEMSIGSDVDPRVTTARSLTLEAEAEDDDDPIAVTSEEIAVGDVPPGTPTSVPIEIAVPDDAADGEYQLDVTVDYHYTRTIVPNSSTNYDSSRSEELDVTVVVDDGARFAIVDAETDAQVGGTGEVNATLRNVGDETARDAIVTGSVSGSGVTVGANGPPDVFVGDWAPGENRTVTFDSSVAPDFAGGTYVLRSSVEYRDGDGAEVTSPSSRVGVTPTPEQRFAVDGVDGSLEVGHSGNVTGTVENDGPLAVDDAVLVAESTSPGVTFPESRYALPDLEPGESTAFSLDADVTPEADAGPRQFRFTVEHGSGDRVATDESTARIEVGPGQSFAVDGVDSTLEVGYSGSIDGMLTNDGPRTVDEAVLVAEPQSTRVTLGESRYALPDLEPGDSTAFSFDADVSGQADPGPRQVRFTVEYMGDDATLTDESTARIEVAPRQPEFAIEADDPVVPAGETRRITFEITNQRPETLSSINAGLYADDPISPVTDEAFVDELEPGESREIWFEVSASGSAGARTYPIELDFRYDDEQGNDRISDVTQYPLEVTEPVDDGGGGPSIGTIVLGILVLAGLVGGAVWYRGRQ; translated from the coding sequence GTGACGCCGCCGAGCGGGCGCACGGCGGTCGCGGTCGTCGTCGCGGGCGCGCTCCTCGTCGCCGCGGTCGGGAGCTTCGGCGGCGTCGCCGCGCAGCCGACGCCGGCCCCCGCAGCGACGACTCCCGCAGCGACGGCCCCCGCGGAGGCGATCTCCGTGGCCGACGGCGACGCGGTCGACCAGCTCGGACAGGTCCGCGGCGAGCCCGACCTCGAGGCGTACCTCCCCCAGCCGACGGTGCCCACCGGCGGCGAGACGACGATCGAGGTCGACCTCCTCAACACCGGCGAGATGTCCATCGGGAGCGACGTCGACCCGCGCGTGACGACCGCGCGGAGCCTCACGCTCGAGGCGGAGGCCGAGGACGACGACGACCCGATCGCGGTGACGAGCGAGGAGATCGCCGTCGGCGACGTGCCGCCGGGCACGCCCACCTCGGTCCCGATCGAGATCGCCGTCCCCGACGACGCGGCGGACGGCGAGTACCAGCTCGACGTGACGGTCGACTACCACTACACGCGGACCATCGTTCCGAACAGCAGCACCAACTACGACTCCTCCCGGAGCGAGGAGCTGGACGTCACCGTCGTGGTCGACGACGGGGCGCGGTTCGCCATCGTCGACGCCGAGACCGACGCGCAGGTGGGCGGGACCGGCGAGGTGAACGCCACGCTGCGGAACGTCGGCGACGAGACCGCCCGCGACGCGATCGTCACGGGGAGCGTCTCGGGCAGCGGCGTCACCGTGGGCGCGAACGGTCCGCCGGACGTGTTCGTCGGCGACTGGGCTCCCGGCGAGAACCGAACCGTGACGTTCGACTCCTCGGTCGCGCCCGACTTCGCCGGCGGGACCTACGTGTTGCGCTCGAGCGTCGAGTACCGCGACGGCGACGGGGCGGAGGTCACCTCGCCGTCCTCGCGGGTCGGGGTGACGCCGACGCCCGAACAGCGGTTCGCCGTCGACGGGGTCGACGGCAGCTTGGAGGTGGGCCACTCGGGCAACGTCACCGGGACGGTCGAAAACGACGGCCCGCTGGCCGTCGACGACGCCGTGCTCGTCGCCGAGTCCACGAGCCCCGGCGTGACGTTCCCCGAGAGCCGGTACGCGCTCCCCGACCTCGAGCCCGGCGAGTCGACGGCGTTCTCGCTCGACGCCGACGTGACTCCGGAGGCCGACGCCGGCCCGCGACAGTTCCGGTTCACCGTCGAACACGGGAGCGGCGACCGCGTCGCGACCGACGAGTCGACCGCGCGGATCGAGGTGGGGCCCGGCCAGTCGTTCGCGGTCGACGGCGTCGACTCGACCCTGGAGGTGGGGTACTCGGGATCGATAGACGGGATGCTCACGAACGACGGACCGCGGACCGTCGACGAGGCGGTGCTGGTGGCCGAGCCGCAGAGCACGCGGGTGACGCTCGGCGAGAGCCGGTACGCGCTCCCCGACCTCGAGCCCGGCGACTCGACGGCGTTCTCGTTCGACGCCGACGTGAGCGGACAGGCCGATCCGGGCCCTCGACAGGTTCGGTTCACCGTGGAGTACATGGGCGACGACGCGACGCTGACCGACGAGTCGACCGCGCGGATCGAGGTCGCCCCGCGGCAGCCGGAGTTCGCGATCGAGGCCGACGACCCGGTCGTGCCGGCCGGCGAGACGCGGCGGATCACCTTCGAGATCACCAACCAACGCCCCGAGACGCTCTCGTCGATCAACGCCGGGCTGTACGCCGACGATCCGATCTCACCCGTGACGGACGAGGCGTTCGTCGACGAGCTCGAGCCCGGCGAGTCGAGGGAGATCTGGTTCGAGGTCTCCGCGTCGGGGAGCGCGGGCGCCAGGACGTACCCGATCGAGTTGGACTTCCGGTACGACGACGAGCAGGGGAACGACCGGATCTCGGACGTGACTCAGTACCCGCTCGAGGTGACCGAGCCCGTCGACGACGGCGGGGGCGGTCCCTCGATCGGCACGATCGTTCTCGGGATCCTCGTCCTCGCCGGGCTCGTCGGCGGGGCGGTCTGGTACCGCGGGCGACAGTGA
- a CDS encoding HD domain-containing protein: MVSVGVEIKETEVDDEDFEEMKRFVRDYLAASVESEEDGGRMRWYPWHSAEYRFNHILNVVDLAEEIADAEGADVDVVRVAAAFHDVAKLEVDQDVHAEAGARVAREYLQSRGNYPESFIEEVCGAIVDHSYTGDLADVPLESRCLIEADVLDKVGANGAVLMLLRMGYESRTHMDAAKMVDRVLERGRDHTDRVVSDTAESIAHQRIKRVQWIREWLEEEVSRMDANGVTER; this comes from the coding sequence GTGGTCTCCGTGGGCGTCGAGATTAAGGAAACGGAGGTGGACGACGAGGACTTCGAGGAGATGAAACGGTTCGTGCGGGACTACCTCGCGGCCAGCGTCGAGAGCGAGGAGGACGGCGGCCGGATGCGGTGGTACCCCTGGCACTCGGCGGAGTACCGCTTCAACCACATCCTCAACGTGGTCGACCTCGCGGAGGAGATCGCCGACGCCGAGGGCGCGGACGTCGACGTGGTCCGCGTGGCGGCGGCGTTCCACGACGTGGCCAAACTCGAGGTCGACCAGGACGTCCACGCCGAGGCCGGCGCGCGCGTCGCCCGCGAGTACCTCCAGAGCCGCGGCAACTACCCGGAGTCGTTCATCGAGGAGGTGTGCGGAGCGATCGTCGACCACTCCTACACCGGCGACCTGGCCGACGTGCCGCTGGAGAGCCGATGTCTGATCGAGGCCGACGTGCTCGACAAGGTCGGCGCGAACGGGGCCGTGTTGATGCTGTTGCGGATGGGCTACGAGTCCCGCACCCACATGGACGCGGCGAAGATGGTCGACCGGGTGCTCGAGCGCGGCCGCGACCACACCGACCGCGTCGTCTCCGACACCGCGGAGAGCATCGCCCACCAGCGGATCAAACGCGTCCAGTGGATCCGCGAGTGGCTCGAGGAGGAGGTCAGCAGAATGGACGCGAACGGCGTCACCGAGCGGTAG
- a CDS encoding DUF4242 domain-containing protein: MSDEPLEDFLILRELGEPITEEELAAAGDASGDALEQLREEGVGIEWVDSEVMTNEDGEVTGTFCHYRAEDEAAVREHAERAGLPATRIDRRGEPLEGE; the protein is encoded by the coding sequence ATGTCCGACGAGCCGCTGGAGGACTTCCTGATCCTGCGCGAACTGGGAGAGCCGATCACCGAGGAGGAGCTGGCCGCCGCCGGCGACGCGTCCGGCGACGCCCTTGAGCAGCTCCGCGAGGAGGGCGTCGGCATCGAGTGGGTCGACTCCGAGGTCATGACCAACGAGGACGGCGAGGTGACCGGGACGTTCTGTCACTACCGCGCCGAGGACGAGGCGGCGGTCCGCGAGCATGCCGAGCGCGCCGGGCTGCCGGCGACGCGTATCGACCGCCGCGGGGAGCCCCTCGAGGGCGAGTGA
- a CDS encoding DUF7332 family protein: MGTDPGRDSTDEPASGSATPPATRASVAVLLACLVAVAAVSGGVVGVVGAADGPVAGGTTDAPEGAAEREVGPLTECFAGEGYPLAIGDPPATIDALVHVSVLTDPRAGDEFGVELAGTLDGDPVVTLAAGVRLNAPGLIATGIDPFAAFDLLYAYELRLPMFDGGIDETTYREDRPPVGSAAGAVPC, translated from the coding sequence ATGGGGACCGATCCCGGCCGAGACTCGACGGACGAACCCGCCAGCGGGTCGGCGACCCCTCCCGCGACGCGGGCGTCAGTGGCCGTCCTCCTCGCGTGTCTCGTCGCGGTCGCGGCCGTCTCCGGCGGGGTCGTCGGAGTCGTCGGGGCGGCCGACGGGCCGGTCGCGGGAGGGACCACGGACGCGCCCGAGGGAGCCGCCGAGCGCGAGGTCGGACCGCTGACCGAGTGTTTCGCCGGCGAGGGGTACCCGCTCGCGATAGGCGACCCGCCGGCGACGATCGACGCGCTCGTCCACGTCTCCGTGCTCACCGACCCGCGTGCGGGCGACGAGTTCGGCGTCGAACTCGCCGGGACGCTCGACGGCGACCCGGTCGTGACGCTCGCGGCCGGCGTCCGGCTGAACGCGCCCGGACTGATCGCGACCGGGATCGACCCGTTCGCGGCGTTCGACCTGCTGTACGCCTACGAGCTCCGGCTGCCGATGTTCGACGGCGGGATTGACGAGACGACCTACCGCGAGGACCGCCCGCCGGTCGGCTCGGCCGCCGGCGCGGTCCCGTGTTGA
- a CDS encoding efflux RND transporter permease subunit, which produces MTAADRVVERIDELATGRPVAVVVAFLLVSVVAFGGVTAISTSAGADQFTQDIPAQQALDEIDEEFESSIGGSATAAQVIVTGDNVLSRDALVRILETQERLESRSTLRVASTTSHANAIARRLDSSAETPGEQRDAVAAATPTELAAAIAAADESGAVAAQVSTDYNPTAQQADSAIVGVTYDVPDAATTARVETLQVRSVEVVDSVPGMEAGENAILFGDGILQSEINALLTDTAVIVFPAAVLFILFFLLFAYRDPIDMLLGLSALGMSVLWTFGFMGYAGIPFSDSLVTVFPLLVAVGIDFGIHIINRYREERLAGGGIGDSMRTTTDQLFIAFLLVTITTVVSLIANVVSPFDPNRDFGIVAAVGMVFTLVVFGVYLPAAKVLVDRWRERLPVPEFGSTPLGTGGSRLGRVLHVGVDLSRVAPIAVVVVVLLGGALGGAYGTGVDTEFSEEAFFPDEDRLETYSQLPEPLAPTEYTFLDVLTLFEEEFDQDFVGSVTLYIDQSVRDDDSLELIDRTTRNPPETFATTDRRRAQSTSIVTVIEDRAESDPEFRRLVQRNDRLGTGVPDRNVDEVYDALLDSSAEERARGYIAADRGSARIDYTIRPGVESAQAVADARALAERTPLNAVATGTLVVNEAVIDLLLESAVRSLIAAFVFTAAFLMLSYRYLEGKAVYGVLNLVPVLATVGLLAGSMWLLDIPLTPINAPILSVSIGLGVDYTVHFVHRFVDEYKAGEPLQEALDVTIGGTGGALTGSMLTTVTGLGVLWLAVIPLIQEFGALLALGVLYAYLCSIVLVPSLVVVWDRYGSRVGLGLEATLREESEAERGGR; this is translated from the coding sequence GTGACCGCCGCCGATCGGGTCGTCGAGCGCATCGACGAGCTCGCCACCGGTCGGCCGGTCGCCGTCGTCGTCGCGTTCCTGCTCGTGAGCGTCGTCGCGTTCGGCGGCGTCACGGCCATCTCGACGTCGGCGGGGGCCGACCAGTTCACCCAGGACATCCCGGCCCAGCAGGCGCTCGACGAGATCGACGAGGAGTTCGAGTCCTCGATCGGCGGCTCGGCCACCGCCGCGCAGGTCATCGTCACCGGGGACAACGTCCTCTCGCGGGACGCGCTCGTGCGGATCCTCGAGACGCAGGAGCGACTCGAGTCGCGTTCGACGCTCCGGGTCGCGTCGACGACGAGCCACGCGAACGCGATCGCCCGCCGGCTCGACTCGTCGGCCGAGACGCCCGGCGAACAGCGCGACGCGGTCGCGGCGGCGACGCCGACCGAGCTCGCCGCCGCGATCGCGGCGGCCGACGAGTCCGGCGCGGTGGCCGCGCAGGTGTCGACGGACTACAATCCGACCGCACAGCAGGCCGACAGCGCGATCGTCGGCGTCACCTACGACGTGCCCGACGCGGCGACGACCGCGCGGGTCGAGACGCTCCAGGTCCGGAGCGTCGAGGTCGTCGACTCGGTGCCGGGCATGGAGGCCGGCGAGAACGCGATCCTGTTCGGCGACGGGATCCTTCAGAGCGAGATCAACGCGCTCTTGACTGACACCGCGGTCATCGTCTTCCCCGCGGCGGTCCTGTTCATCCTCTTTTTCCTGCTCTTCGCCTACCGCGACCCGATCGACATGCTGCTCGGGCTCTCCGCGCTCGGGATGTCGGTGCTGTGGACATTCGGGTTCATGGGGTACGCCGGCATTCCCTTCTCGGACTCGCTCGTCACCGTCTTCCCGCTCCTCGTCGCGGTCGGGATCGACTTCGGGATCCACATCATCAACCGGTACCGCGAGGAGCGGCTGGCGGGCGGCGGGATCGGCGACTCGATGCGGACGACGACCGACCAGCTGTTCATCGCGTTCCTGCTCGTGACGATCACGACCGTGGTCAGCCTGATCGCCAACGTCGTGAGCCCGTTCGACCCGAACCGGGACTTCGGGATCGTCGCCGCCGTGGGGATGGTGTTCACCCTGGTGGTCTTCGGCGTCTACCTCCCCGCGGCGAAGGTGCTCGTCGACCGGTGGCGCGAGCGGCTGCCGGTCCCCGAGTTCGGGTCGACGCCGCTCGGGACTGGCGGGTCGCGGCTCGGGCGCGTCCTCCACGTCGGCGTCGACCTCTCGCGGGTCGCGCCGATCGCCGTCGTGGTCGTCGTGCTCCTCGGCGGGGCGCTCGGCGGTGCGTACGGGACGGGCGTCGACACCGAGTTCTCCGAGGAGGCGTTCTTCCCGGACGAGGATCGGCTGGAGACGTACAGCCAGCTTCCGGAGCCGCTCGCGCCGACCGAGTACACGTTCCTCGACGTGCTCACCCTCTTCGAGGAGGAGTTCGACCAGGACTTCGTCGGGTCGGTGACGCTGTATATCGACCAGTCGGTCCGCGACGACGACTCGCTCGAGCTCATCGACCGGACCACGCGGAACCCGCCGGAGACGTTCGCGACGACCGACCGGCGTCGCGCACAGAGCACCAGCATCGTCACCGTGATCGAGGACCGTGCCGAGAGCGACCCCGAGTTCCGCCGGCTCGTCCAGCGGAACGACCGCCTCGGCACGGGCGTCCCCGACCGCAACGTCGACGAGGTGTACGACGCGCTGCTCGACTCCTCCGCGGAGGAGCGAGCGCGCGGCTACATCGCCGCCGACCGCGGCAGCGCCCGCATCGACTACACGATCCGGCCGGGCGTCGAGAGCGCCCAGGCGGTCGCGGACGCGCGGGCGCTCGCCGAGCGGACGCCGCTGAACGCGGTCGCGACCGGGACCCTCGTCGTCAACGAGGCCGTGATCGATCTGCTCCTCGAGTCGGCCGTCCGGAGCCTGATCGCGGCGTTCGTCTTCACGGCGGCGTTCCTCATGTTATCCTACCGGTACTTGGAGGGGAAGGCGGTGTACGGCGTTCTCAACCTCGTCCCCGTGCTCGCGACCGTCGGACTCCTGGCGGGATCGATGTGGCTGCTCGACATCCCGCTGACGCCGATCAACGCGCCCATCCTCTCCGTGTCCATCGGGCTCGGGGTGGATTACACCGTCCACTTCGTCCACCGGTTCGTCGACGAGTACAAGGCCGGCGAGCCGCTTCAGGAGGCGCTCGACGTCACCATCGGCGGCACCGGCGGCGCGCTCACCGGGAGCATGCTCACGACCGTCACCGGCCTCGGCGTGCTCTGGCTCGCCGTGATCCCGCTGATCCAGGAGTTCGGCGCGCTGCTCGCGCTCGGCGTGCTCTACGCGTACCTCTGTTCGATCGTGTTGGTTCCTTCCTTGGTGGTCGTCTGGGACCGCTACGGCTCCCGCGTCGGGCTCGGGCTGGAGGCGACGCTTCGGGAGGAGAGCGAGGCGGAGCGCGGGGGACGGTAG
- a CDS encoding transcription factor S — protein MKFCDECGSMMKSGEGEDHWVCDACGYEVGRDEDDEDAWTTQSQEESEIVDVSDAEDKGLPETTAHCPECGNDRAYWYMQQIRSADESETRFFVCTECEHKWREDDH, from the coding sequence ATGAAGTTCTGCGACGAGTGCGGCTCGATGATGAAGTCGGGCGAGGGCGAGGATCACTGGGTCTGTGACGCCTGCGGCTACGAGGTCGGCCGCGACGAGGACGACGAGGACGCCTGGACGACGCAGTCACAGGAGGAGTCGGAGATCGTCGACGTCAGCGACGCCGAGGACAAGGGGCTCCCGGAGACGACGGCACACTGCCCCGAGTGCGGCAACGACCGCGCGTACTGGTACATGCAGCAGATCCGCTCCGCCGACGAGTCCGAGACCCGATTCTTCGTCTGTACCGAGTGTGAACACAAGTGGCGCGAGGACGACCACTGA
- a CDS encoding alanyl-tRNA editing protein: protein MTEQRYLADDTVRRFEATVERTLEDRVVLDGTHFYPTGGGQPHDTGTLRVADDPDRRFRVVDVEKSDAIYHTLEPVDGNADGDGPATPSDLPEPGTAVIGEIDWDRRRAHARYHTAQHLLSALLLEEYGARTTGNQLYADRAHLDAAYDRFEADDLDRIEARLNELVDDDRPVTSYTMAREDAEATLDTDRTRIDLLPDSITELRIVEIGGADAAAGDVADAASDDADPYDRTACAGTHVGSTGEIGEVVVTGRETKGSGEERIRFALADHVA from the coding sequence GTGACCGAGCAACGCTACCTCGCCGACGACACGGTCCGGCGGTTCGAGGCGACCGTCGAGCGAACCCTCGAGGACCGAGTCGTCCTCGACGGAACCCACTTCTACCCGACCGGCGGCGGCCAGCCGCACGACACCGGGACGCTCCGCGTCGCCGACGACCCCGACCGCCGCTTCCGGGTCGTCGACGTCGAGAAGTCCGACGCGATCTACCACACGCTCGAACCCGTCGACGGGAACGCCGACGGCGACGGTCCCGCGACGCCGAGCGACCTCCCCGAACCCGGAACCGCCGTGATCGGCGAGATAGACTGGGACCGCCGCCGGGCGCACGCGCGGTACCACACCGCACAGCACCTGCTGTCGGCGCTCCTCTTAGAGGAGTACGGCGCGCGCACGACCGGGAACCAGCTGTACGCCGACCGCGCCCATCTCGACGCGGCGTACGACCGGTTCGAGGCCGACGACCTCGACCGGATCGAGGCGCGGCTCAACGAACTCGTCGACGACGACCGCCCCGTCACGAGCTACACGATGGCCCGCGAGGACGCGGAGGCGACGCTCGACACCGATCGGACGCGGATCGACCTGCTTCCGGACTCGATAACCGAGTTGCGGATCGTCGAGATCGGCGGGGCCGACGCGGCGGCCGGAGACGTCGCCGACGCGGCCAGCGACGACGCCGACCCGTACGACCGGACGGCCTGTGCGGGGACGCACGTCGGGTCCACCGGCGAGATCGGCGAGGTCGTCGTCACCGGCCGCGAGACGAAGGGGAGCGGGGAAGAGCGGATCCGGTTCGCCCTCGCCGACCACGTCGCGTGA
- a CDS encoding TetR family transcriptional regulator, whose protein sequence is MDDPFTEPADTREAILGAAFRALCEHGYADLTIKRIGEAFEKSPSLVYHHYDGKDDLLVDLLEYLLDGFETAVSGDAFDLPPRARLDAYVAAMTDPDDVDDEHAPDGPFLAAMVELRAQAATDEAYREHFDRSDRVFRRFLERSVREAAAESTAGRNSAPGGPAADVEPAAVAETLQTLATGAMFRWSTTTDREWTDAVREETSRYLSRTLPAVDPEA, encoded by the coding sequence ATGGACGACCCGTTCACGGAGCCGGCGGACACGCGCGAGGCCATCCTCGGCGCGGCCTTCCGCGCGCTCTGTGAACACGGGTACGCGGACCTCACGATAAAGCGGATCGGCGAGGCGTTCGAGAAGAGCCCCTCGCTCGTGTACCACCACTACGACGGGAAGGACGACCTGCTGGTCGACCTCCTCGAGTACCTGCTCGACGGCTTCGAGACGGCCGTCTCGGGGGACGCCTTCGACCTCCCGCCGCGGGCGCGCCTCGACGCCTACGTGGCCGCGATGACCGACCCCGACGACGTCGACGACGAGCACGCCCCCGACGGGCCCTTCCTCGCCGCGATGGTCGAACTCCGCGCGCAGGCGGCGACCGACGAGGCGTACCGCGAGCACTTCGACCGGAGCGACCGCGTGTTCCGCCGGTTCCTCGAGCGCTCGGTCCGGGAGGCGGCCGCCGAGTCGACCGCGGGACGGAACTCCGCGCCGGGCGGTCCCGCGGCCGACGTCGAGCCGGCGGCGGTCGCGGAGACGCTCCAGACGCTCGCGACCGGCGCGATGTTCCGCTGGTCGACGACGACCGACCGCGAGTGGACCGACGCGGTCCGGGAGGAGACGAGCCGGTACCTGTCGCGGACGCTCCCGGCGGTGGACCCGGAGGCGTAG
- a CDS encoding NAD(P)/FAD-dependent oxidoreductase has protein sequence MTDSNPSDAVEPSDAVGPADPSVAVVGGGAVGVTAAHDLAARGATVTLLERDDLASGASGRAAGVLYDAYAEDVDAAVGARAMERFRAFDRTLSGFAFTPCPYVIAVREGDEDAEAVPEMVDRMRGHGREVAVVDPEELGERFPLRTDDLAIAAVGEGAGWADPGSYVVALGERAAREGVTVETNAEVELVADAGATLRVDGAEREFDAVVVAVGAHTERFLEDGGIAVPVKPYRVQALTSRVAYDGPMTYDATAGVYFRPHPTGLLAGDGTEPFEADPDAYDREGDDWFVENVSGTLRERADHDPEVERAWAGLCTATPDGDPILGPVGEGVFVAAGWQGHGFMRAPATGEILAEGVLASLSGASVDDPGSPWIEAFDPNRFEGDETFEIEEGMSVSNR, from the coding sequence ATGACAGACTCGAACCCTTCGGACGCTGTGGAGCCCTCGGACGCCGTCGGACCCGCGGACCCGTCCGTGGCGGTCGTCGGCGGCGGCGCGGTCGGCGTCACCGCCGCCCACGACCTCGCCGCGCGCGGCGCGACCGTGACGCTCCTCGAGCGGGACGACCTCGCGAGCGGCGCGTCCGGGCGGGCGGCGGGCGTGCTCTACGACGCCTACGCCGAGGACGTCGACGCCGCGGTCGGGGCCCGCGCGATGGAGCGCTTCCGGGCGTTCGACCGGACGCTGTCCGGCTTCGCGTTCACGCCCTGTCCGTACGTCATCGCCGTCCGCGAGGGCGACGAGGACGCCGAGGCGGTGCCGGAGATGGTCGACCGCATGCGCGGGCACGGCCGGGAGGTCGCCGTCGTCGACCCCGAGGAACTCGGCGAGCGGTTCCCGCTCCGGACGGACGACCTCGCGATCGCGGCCGTCGGCGAGGGAGCGGGCTGGGCCGACCCCGGCAGCTACGTCGTCGCGCTCGGCGAGCGCGCGGCGCGGGAGGGCGTGACCGTCGAGACGAACGCCGAGGTCGAACTCGTCGCGGACGCGGGCGCGACGCTCCGCGTCGACGGGGCCGAACGGGAGTTCGACGCGGTCGTCGTCGCGGTCGGCGCGCACACCGAGCGGTTCCTCGAGGATGGCGGGATCGCGGTGCCGGTGAAGCCGTACCGCGTCCAGGCGCTGACGAGCCGGGTCGCCTACGACGGCCCGATGACGTACGACGCGACCGCCGGCGTCTACTTCCGGCCGCACCCGACCGGGCTGTTGGCGGGCGACGGCACCGAGCCGTTCGAGGCCGATCCCGACGCGTACGACCGCGAGGGCGACGACTGGTTCGTCGAGAACGTCTCGGGGACGCTCCGCGAGCGCGCCGACCACGACCCCGAGGTGGAGCGCGCGTGGGCCGGACTGTGTACGGCCACGCCGGACGGCGACCCGATCCTGGGCCCGGTCGGAGAGGGCGTCTTCGTCGCCGCCGGCTGGCAGGGCCACGGGTTCATGCGCGCGCCGGCGACCGGCGAGATCCTCGCGGAGGGCGTGCTCGCGTCGCTGTCGGGCGCGT